In the Thiobacter sp. AK1 genome, one interval contains:
- a CDS encoding transposase has protein sequence MPGARNIPSSPSGPKARFPRASRSSTSRPLTGCGCARPTPWSAIRRELRRRTRVGSHFPNPESCLRLVCALLDQLDDEWMTGKIYLNLNP, from the coding sequence ATGCCTGGCGCAAGGAACATCCCAAGCTCGCCGAGTGGGCCGAAAGCGCGATTCCCGAGAGCCTCACGGTCTTCGACTTCCCGGCCTCTCACCGGGTGCGGCTGCGCACGACCAACGCCCTGGAGCGCTATCCGCCGGGAACTCAGACGCCGCACCCGGGTGGGAAGCCACTTCCCGAACCCGGAGTCCTGCCTGCGCCTGGTCTGCGCTCTGCTCGACCAACTGGATGACGAGTGGATGACCGGCAAGATCTATCTCAACCTCAACCCGTAA